One genomic segment of Centroberyx gerrardi isolate f3 chromosome 4, fCenGer3.hap1.cur.20231027, whole genome shotgun sequence includes these proteins:
- the LOC139929741 gene encoding zinc-binding protein A33-like, which produces MAEKTALLESYLSCHVCSETFRDPVSLGCHHSFCSSCLQKFWEQAKSKNCPICKRKSSKEDPTVNFTLKELADSYAGTQAVGSSSETDKGEGKVKVLCSKHTEEPKWFCTEEQKAVCHICEFPLHHGHKVVPLEQAVSDLKEQLKSDLKSLQDKRSKYKEVEKTYNEVSHHSRNQLAATERQIRAEFDKLRQFLKEEEEARLVALREEEEQKGETIDREMKIIQEKISSLSDSIAAVEEDLQKHNVPFLTSYKPTQTSARAQCSLPDPKLVSGALIDVAKHLSNLSFRVWEKMKGEVKFSPVILDPNTANPWLSLSDDLTSVRQGDTKQQLPDNPERNSCYANVLGSEGFSSGNHSWEVEVGDHPAWNVGLAKESADRKGKGSPLPENGVWCLKHHSGKYTTGLGETVRVKKSLQRISVQLDYDRGKVAFYNHEDMSRIYIYRDTFTEKLYPYFSVGKAGDAKTVDIKVWPDPSLEK; this is translated from the coding sequence ATGGCTGAGAAAACTGCTCTTTTGGAAAGTTACTTGAGCTGCCATGTGTGCTCAGAGACTTTCAGAGATCCCGTGTCTCTGGGCTGCCACCACAGCTTCTGTTCCAGCTGCCTGCAGAAATTCTGGGAACAAGCTAAAAGCAAAAACTGTCCAATTTGCAAGAGAAAATCCTCAAAGGAAGATCCAACAGTGAACTTTACACTGAAGGAACTGGCTGACTCCTATGCTGGGACACAAGCAGTTGGGTCATCATCTGAGACGGataaaggagaggggaaagtcAAGGTACTGTGCAGTAAACATACAGAAGAGCCTAAATGGTTTTgtacagaggaacagaaagcTGTGTGTCATATCTGTGAGTTCCCTCTCCACCACGGTCACAAGGTGGTTCCTCTAGAACAAGCAGTCAGCGACCTGAAGGAGCAGCTGAAATCTGACTTAAAGTCTCTACAGGACAAGAGGAGCAAATATAAAGAGGTTGAGAAGACGTACAACGAAGTGAGTCACCACTCCAGGAACCAGCTGGCggccacagagaggcagatcagAGCAGAGTTCGACAAGCTCCGCCAGTTcctgaaggaggaagaggaggccagacTGGTGgctctgagggaggaagaggagcagaaggggGAGACTAtcgacagagagatgaagatcaTTCAGGAGaagatctcctctctctcagacagtaTCGCAGCTGTTGAAGAAGACCTGCAGAAACACAATGTGCCATTCCTCACCAGTTATAAACCCACTCAGACCAGCGCCAGAGCCCAGTGCTCGCTGCCGGATCCGAAGCTGGTCTCAGGAGCGCTGATAGATGTGGCCAAACACCTGAGCAACCTGTCCTTCAGAGTCTGGGAGAAGATGAAGGGGGAGGTCAAGTTCAGTCCTGTcattctggacccaaacactgcAAACCCCTGGCTCTCTCTGTCCGATGACCTGACCAGtgtgagacagggagacacGAAGCAGCAGCTCCCTGACAACCCAGAGAGAAACAGTTGCTATGCCAATGTTCTGGGCTCCGAGGGCTTCAGCTCAGGGAACCACagctgggaggtggaggtgggagacCATCCTGCCTGGAATGTGGGTTTGGCAAAAGAGTCAGCTGACAGGAAGGGGAAGGGATCTCCCTTACCAGAAAACGGAGTCTGGTGTTTAAAGCATCACAGTGGAAAATACACAACTGGGCTTGGTGAGACCGTCAGAGTGAAGAAGAGTCTCCAGAGGATCAGCGTCCAGCTGGACTATGACAGAGGGAAGGTGGCCTTCTACAACCATGAAGACATGTCTCGCATCTACATTTATAGAGACACtttcactgagaaactctacccatATTTCTCTGTTGGAAAGGCTGGTGACGCCAAGACTGTTGATATCAAAGTCTGGCCAGATCCCTCTCTTGAAAAATAG